The stretch of DNA GCCAGGTCCTCGATGGAGTAGATGTCGTGGTGCGGCGGGGGCGAGATCAGCCCCACGCCCGGGGGGGAGTAGCGGACCTTGGCGATCCAGGGATAGACCTTGCCGCCGGGCAGCTGGCCGCCCTCGCCGGGCTTGGCCCCCTGGGCCATCTTGATCTGGAGGTCGTCCGCGTTCACGAGGTACTCGCTCGTGACTCCGAAGCGGCCCGAGGCCACCTGCTTGATGGCGCTGCGGCGGGAGTCGCCGTTCGGGTCGGGGACGTAGCGGGCCGAGTCCTCGCCGCCCTCGCCCGTGTTGGACTTGCCGCCCAGGCGGTTCATGGCGATGGCGAGGGTCTCGTGCGCCTCCTGGCTGATGGAACCGTAGGACATCGCTCCGGTGGCGAAGCGCTTGACGATGGATTCGACGGACTCGACCTCCTCCAGAGGCACCGGTTTATTGGACTTCTTGAACTCGAAGAGGCCCCGCAGGGTGGACAAGCCCTTGCTCTGGTCGTCCACCCGTTTGGTGTACTCGCGGAAGACGCTGAACTGGCCCGTGCGGGTGGAGTGCTGAAGCTTGAAGACGGTCTCCGGGTTGAAGAGGTGGATCTCCCCGTCGCGCCGCCACTGTATCTCGCCGCCGCAATCCAGCCCGGGCTTGCCCGCGGGCCGGGCGTGGAAGGCCTTGCGGTGGCGGATGAGGGTCTCCTCCGTCACCACGTCGAGGCCGATGCCGCCGATCCGCGAGGGCGTCCAGGTGAAGTAGCGGTCCACGAACTCCTTCTTGAGCCCCACCGCCTCGAACACCTGGGCTCCGGTGTAGGACTGGACAGTGGAGATGCCCATCTTCGAGATGACCTTGAGGATCCCCTTCTTGAGAGCCTTGATGTAGTTCTCGACGGCCGTCTTGTGGTCGATCTCAGTCAGGATGTTGCTGCGGATCATGTCGTCCAGGGTCTCGAAGGCCAGGTAGGGGTTGATGGCGTTCGTCCCGTAGCCGATGAGGACGCACATGTGGTGCACCTGGCGCGCCTGGCCGCTCTCGAGCACGAGGCCGACCTTGGTGCGGGTGCCCGAGCGGACGAGGTGGTGGTGCAGGCCCGCCATGGCCAGCAGGGCGGGGATGGGGGCCATCTCCTCGCTCATACCCCGGTCCGAGACGATGATGATGTTGTGGCCCTTTTTGATGGCGCGGTCGGCTTGGCGGAAGAGCTCGTCCAGGGCGGCCTCAAGCGCCTTCATCCCGCCCGAGGCCTGGAAGAGGATGGGCAGCTTGGCCGTCTTGAAGAAGGGATGATCTATGTGGGCAATCCGGGCCAGCGACTCGTTGTCCAGGATCGGGGAGTCGAGCTTGAGCTGGCGGCAGGAGGCCTCGTCCGGTTCAAGGATGTTGCCGCTCGCGCCGATGGTGATGGACATCTGGGTCACCAGCTCCTCGCGGATGGCGTCGAGGGGCGGATTCGTCACCTGGGCGAAGAGCTGCTTGAAGTAGTCGTAGAGCAGCCGGGAGTGGTTGGAGAGAACGGGGAGCGCCGTGTCGTCCCCCATGGAGCCGACGGGGTCATCGCCCCGGGTGGCCATGGGGGTGAGGAAGAAGCGGATGTCCTCCTCGGTGTAGCCGAAGGCCATCTGCCGCTGGAGCACGGTCTCGTGGTCAGGCTCGGGGAGCTCGGGCGCCTCGGGGAGCTCCTCGAGGGGCACGAGGTTTTCGGTCAGCCACTTCTTGTAAGGCTTGGCCGAGGCGTAGCGCCGCTTGATCTCCTCGTCGTCGATGATGCGGCCCTCGGCCGTGTCCACCAGGAAGATGCGGCCCGGGTGGAGCCGCTCTTTGAAGAGGACGTTCTCGGGGAGAATGTCCAGCACCCCCACCTCGGAGGCCATGATCACCAGGCCGTCCTTGGTCACGTAGTAGCGCGAGGGCCGCAGGCCGTTGCGGTCAAGCACGGCGCCGATGGTGGTGCCGTCGGTAAAGGCGATGGAGGCCGGGCCGTCCCAGGGCTCCACGATGCAGCCGTGGTACTCGTAGAAGGCCTTGCGATCCTCGTCCATGGACTCGTGCCCGCTCCACGGCTCGGGGATCATCATGAGCATGGCGTGGGGCAGCTCGTAGCCGCCCATGTAGAGGAACTCGAGCACGTTATCGAATACGGCCGAGTCGCTGCCGCTCTCGATCACGATGGGCAGGATTTTCTCGATCTCGGGAAAGTGCTCGGACCGGCAGAGCGCCTCGCGGGCGTGCATCCAGTTGATGTTGCCGCGCAGGGTGTTGATCTCCCCGTTGTGGCACAGGTAGCGGTAGGGGTGCGCCCGGGGCCAGGAGGGGAAGGTGTTGGTGGAGAAGCGCGAGTGCA from bacterium encodes:
- the gltB gene encoding glutamate synthase large subunit, translating into MPRLQGLYDPRNEHDACGVCFVVDIKGRKSRRIIDMAITGLEHLAHRGACGCEENTGDGAGILIQMPHKFFCKVCDGEGIALPEEGRYGAGIVFLPPDPIQTNQCETLFEAIIAEEGCESLGWREIPSDLSPIGPTAKAGAPRFRQLFIGGFDPKAGKMDIERKLYVIRKRVEHAVAKSDMTERLFFHIPSLSAQTIVYKGMLTTHQLAPVFADLRDPDMETALALVHSRFSTNTFPSWPRAHPYRYLCHNGEINTLRGNINWMHAREALCRSEHFPEIEKILPIVIESGSDSAVFDNVLEFLYMGGYELPHAMLMMIPEPWSGHESMDEDRKAFYEYHGCIVEPWDGPASIAFTDGTTIGAVLDRNGLRPSRYYVTKDGLVIMASEVGVLDILPENVLFKERLHPGRIFLVDTAEGRIIDDEEIKRRYASAKPYKKWLTENLVPLEELPEAPELPEPDHETVLQRQMAFGYTEEDIRFFLTPMATRGDDPVGSMGDDTALPVLSNHSRLLYDYFKQLFAQVTNPPLDAIREELVTQMSITIGASGNILEPDEASCRQLKLDSPILDNESLARIAHIDHPFFKTAKLPILFQASGGMKALEAALDELFRQADRAIKKGHNIIIVSDRGMSEEMAPIPALLAMAGLHHHLVRSGTRTKVGLVLESGQARQVHHMCVLIGYGTNAINPYLAFETLDDMIRSNILTEIDHKTAVENYIKALKKGILKVISKMGISTVQSYTGAQVFEAVGLKKEFVDRYFTWTPSRIGGIGLDVVTEETLIRHRKAFHARPAGKPGLDCGGEIQWRRDGEIHLFNPETVFKLQHSTRTGQFSVFREYTKRVDDQSKGLSTLRGLFEFKKSNKPVPLEEVESVESIVKRFATGAMSYGSISQEAHETLAIAMNRLGGKSNTGEGGEDSARYVPDPNGDSRRSAIKQVASGRFGVTSEYLVNADDLQIKMAQGAKPGEGGQLPGGKVYPWIAKVRYSPPGVGLISPPPHHDIYSIEDLAQLIFDLKNSNPRARIHVKLVSEVGVGTVAAGVAKAHSDVVLISGHDGGTGASAITSIKHAGTPWELGLAETQQVLVLNKLRDRIIVQVDGQLKTGRDVVIAALLGADEFGFATAPLVVLGCVMMRVCHLNTCPVGIATQDPGLRKKFSGKPEFVENFFRFIAQEVREYMSELGFRTMDEMIGRVDRINIRKAVDHWKAKGLDYSAILHKPDMGPGVAIRCVRGQDHGLEKTLDVTTIIPACQEAIEKKVPVQLHLRIENVNRTVGTILGSEISRRHGFEGLPEDTIRIHFKGSAGQSFGAFVPKGVTLTLEGDANDYIGKGLSGGKLIVFPPKESSFPAEENILIGNVALYGATGGEAYFRGIGGERFCVRNSGAHAVVEGVGDHGCEYMTGGRVVVLGHSGRNFAAGMSGGVAYVLDEEGGFRSRCNMVLVDIEELTVPDDIEEVKTLIRNHANYTASSVAQRVLDLWSDYQPKFVKIMPRDYKRALTAMKRAKEQGIPWEVAVMEGAHG